In Thalassophryne amazonica chromosome 14, fThaAma1.1, whole genome shotgun sequence, one DNA window encodes the following:
- the LOC117525094 gene encoding uncharacterized protein LOC117525094 — MFGREARLPIDICFGISPNGESESSYQQYVARMRKELQKAYQLASDAATNSHLRNKAYYDHRVRDLPLEKGDRVLVQNVGQKGKHKLQDRWKSTPYVVVEKLSNLPVYKVKPELGPGIVKTLHRDHLLPIGYLVRMSNPPDVAGPTQRPVTRSQHPRPCPRTKPTDPVEESDTVSSDTEFDTVQNPQGFVVDEVRKQNASPNQDSRETENRESSEEDSEGSEEEEIQPVIESESEGSSIGDTSAVMDSDAQETNYDSVEDQVLEGRANSPSSTRVRSGKSVKSARSGSEKSSTVRKSQREPKPAMRLTCDKPGYPSSEPVTIMHHGMVIQLKLNPPDQTGPEARQKPKTSKRMSENERKSHTSKLKREKRCDEDIYTFRRGRV; from the coding sequence ATGTTTGGAAGAGAAGCAAGGCTCCCCATTGACATCTGCTTTGGAATTTCACCAAATGGTGAAAGTGAATCCTCCTACCAGCAATATGTTGCCAGAATGAGGAAAGAGTTACAGAAAGCATACCAATTGGCATCTGATGCTGCCACAAATAGTCATCTGCGAAACAAAGCCTACTATGACCATCGAGTGAGAGATTTGCCTTTGGAAAAAGGTGACAGAGTCCTCGTCCAGAATGTTGGGCAAAAAGGCAAGCATAAACTACAAGATCGTTGGAAATCGACACCGTATGTTGTTGTGGAGAAATTGTCTAACCTGCCAGTGTACAAGGTTAAACCAGAACTTGGTCCAGGTATAGTCAAAACCTTGCATCGAGACCATCTATTGCCCATCGGTTACTTGGTCAGGATGTCTAACCCTCCAGATGTTGCAGGACCGACTCAGAGACCTGTCACCAGATCACAACATCCTCGGCCATGTCCAAGAACTAAGCCTACTGATCCAGTTGAAGAAAGTGACACTGTGTCATCAGATACAGAATTTGATACTGTCCAGAATCCTCAAGGTTTTGTTGTGGATGAGGTCAGGAAACAAAATGCATCACCAAACCAAGATTCACGAGAGACTGAGAACCGTGAAAGCTCTGAAGAAGACAGTGAAGGCTCTGAAGAGGAGGAAATTCAACCAGTTATAGAATCAGAGAGTGAAGGATCTTCCATAGGTGATACATCTGCTGTGATGGATTCTGATGCCCAAGAGACAAATTATGATTCTGTAGAAGATCAGGTTTTAGAAGGGAGAGCAAACTCACCCTCTTCAACCCGAGTCAGAAGTGGAAAATCAGTTAAAAGTGCAAGAAGTGGGAGTGAAAAGTCCTCCACTGTCCGAAAATCTCAGAGAGAACCAAAACCAGCCATGAGATTGACCTGTGACAAACCTGGTTACCCATCTAGTGAGCCAGTGACCATAATGCATCATGGTATGGTCATTCAACTCAAGCTAAACCCACCAGATCAAACTGGCCCTGAAgcaagacaaaaaccgaaaacgtCCAAAAGGATGTCAGAGAATGAACGAAAGAGTCACACGTCAAAGTTAAAGAGAGAGAAAAGGTGTGATGAGGACATCTACACATTCAGAAGGGGGAGGGTGTAG